One genomic window of Thermus caldifontis includes the following:
- a CDS encoding ABC transporter substrate-binding protein, producing the protein MKRVLLLLAVLGLAVALAQVRSLDQIKRSGEIRIGTEGAFPPFNYFDEKNQLVGFEIDLGNAIAKRLGLKPVWITQAFDSLLIQLNQGRFDFVIASHGITEERAKAVDFTNPHYCTGGVIVSKKGGPKTAKDLQGKVVGVQIGTTYMEAAQKIPGIKQVRTYQKDPDALQDLLSGRLDAWITDRFVAKEAIKERKLENTLQVGELVFQEKVAMAVAKGNKSVLQALNQALSDLMKDGTYAQISKKWFGEDVRCK; encoded by the coding sequence ATGAAAAGGGTTCTGCTTCTGTTGGCAGTACTAGGGTTGGCTGTGGCCTTGGCGCAAGTGCGGAGCTTGGACCAGATCAAGCGCTCGGGCGAGATTCGCATCGGTACGGAGGGCGCCTTTCCCCCCTTCAACTACTTCGACGAGAAAAACCAGCTGGTGGGGTTCGAGATCGATTTGGGCAACGCCATCGCCAAGAGGCTGGGCCTAAAGCCCGTCTGGATCACCCAGGCCTTTGACAGCCTGCTCATCCAGCTGAACCAGGGTCGCTTTGACTTCGTGATTGCCTCCCACGGCATCACCGAGGAGCGGGCCAAGGCCGTGGACTTCACCAACCCCCACTACTGCACAGGTGGGGTCATCGTGAGCAAGAAGGGGGGGCCAAAGACGGCCAAGGACCTGCAGGGCAAGGTGGTGGGGGTGCAGATCGGCACCACCTACATGGAGGCGGCCCAGAAGATTCCCGGCATCAAGCAGGTGCGCACCTACCAGAAGGACCCTGATGCCTTGCAGGACCTTCTTTCGGGCCGCTTGGATGCTTGGATCACCGACCGCTTTGTGGCCAAGGAGGCCATCAAAGAAAGGAAGCTGGAAAACACCCTACAAGTGGGTGAGCTGGTCTTCCAGGAAAAGGTGGCCATGGCGGTGGCCAAGGGCAACAAGAGCGTCCTTCAGGCCCTTAACCAGGCCCTTAGTGACCTTATGAAAGACGGTACCTACGCCCAGATCAGCAAGAAGTGGTTTGGCGAGGACGTACGCTGTAAGTAA
- a CDS encoding cytochrome c produces MRGFWRLGLLLGSLLLVAQGQTGMDPWRIQRGGQLYDHWIKAKGVETPAGNHPLWALQTTNTRKGTDTWRCKECHGWDYLGKDGAYGSGSHYTGFVGVLQVREKSLAEIVGILKGATNPKHDFSPYLSEEDLEDLALFLKYGTLDMRTLIDYKAKKPMRGSLTSGKAIYRVCASCHGEDGRAINFLTPENPEYVGTLAKANPQETLHKILNGQPGNFVMPGFSFLLPSQLQDLLAYLQTLPDK; encoded by the coding sequence ATGCGTGGGTTCTGGCGTTTGGGCCTTTTATTGGGAAGCCTGCTTTTGGTAGCCCAAGGGCAGACGGGTATGGATCCTTGGAGGATCCAACGGGGAGGGCAACTCTATGACCACTGGATCAAGGCCAAAGGCGTGGAAACACCGGCGGGTAACCACCCCCTCTGGGCCCTTCAAACCACGAATACCAGGAAGGGAACCGATACCTGGCGTTGCAAGGAGTGCCACGGCTGGGACTACCTGGGCAAGGATGGCGCCTATGGCTCGGGATCTCACTACACCGGGTTTGTAGGCGTGCTCCAGGTGCGGGAAAAGAGCCTGGCGGAAATCGTGGGTATCCTAAAGGGAGCCACCAACCCCAAGCACGACTTCAGTCCCTATTTGAGCGAGGAGGACCTCGAGGACCTGGCTCTCTTCCTCAAGTACGGCACTCTGGACATGCGTACCCTCATTGATTACAAGGCCAAGAAGCCCATGCGGGGCAGCCTAACCTCCGGGAAGGCCATCTACCGGGTCTGCGCCTCGTGCCATGGGGAGGACGGCCGGGCCATCAACTTCCTCACCCCGGAAAATCCCGAATACGTGGGCACTCTGGCGAAGGCTAATCCCCAGGAAACCCTCCACAAGATCCTCAACGGCCAGCCTGGCAACTTTGTCATGCCTGGGTTCTCCTTCCTCCTCCCGTCCCAACTTCAAGACCTCCTTGCCTACCTGCAAACCCTACCCGATAAGTAA